A portion of the Manihot esculenta cultivar AM560-2 chromosome 2, M.esculenta_v8, whole genome shotgun sequence genome contains these proteins:
- the LOC110609082 gene encoding probable galacturonosyltransferase 15: MKFYISTTGIKRVTISNSGGSVGKGSTVAAYRRISSRTVLSVVLLLGILLPFLFVRIAFLVLESATACNSTFDCTGWRIFGGSDSSLKLREELTRALLEAKDGDMYDNGMEDSTESFNDLVKEMTSKRPDVKAFAFRTKAMLSKMEHKVQLARQRESIYWHLASHGIPKSLHCLCLKLAEEYAVNAIARSRLPPPEYMSRLADPSFHHVVLITDNVLAVSVVISSTVQNSANPEKLVFHVITDKKTYSPMHAWFAINPIKSAVVEIKGLHQYDWTKEVNIGIKEMLETHRLIWSHYYTIVKEGNFLHEEERIRSLEALGPTSLSLLNHLRIYIPELFPDLNKIVFLDDDVVVQHDISSLWELDLNEKVVGAVVDSWCGENCCPGRRYKDYLNFSHPIVSSNFDPEHCAWLYGMNVIDLNSWRRANITTNYHRWLKHNLKSGLELWQPGVLPPALLAFEGQVHPIDPSWHLAGLGYRSPETHRDILETAAVLHFSGPAKPWLEIGLPEVQSLWNRHVNFSNEIIRKCRIIG, from the exons ATGAAGTTCTATATTTCGACCACGGGAATCAAGAGAGTGACGATATCGAACTCCGGCGGCAGCGTGGGTAAGGGATCTACGGTGGCTGCTTATAGGCGGATTTCGAGCCGGACAGTGCTGTCGGTGGTACTGCTGCTTGGGATCCTTTTGCCCTTCCTTTTTGTTAGAATTGCGTTTTTGGTCCTCGAATCTGCCACTGCTTGCAATTCTACCTTTG ACTGTACAGGATGGAGGATTTTCGGCGGGAGTGACTCATCCCTG AAGCTGAGAGAAGAGCTGACAAGAGCATTGTTGGAGGCAAAGGATGGTGACATGTATGATAATGGAATGGAAGATTCAACAGAATCATTCAACGATCTTGTGAAGGAAATGACGTCTAAACGACCAGACGTTAAGGCTTTTGCTTTCAGGACCAAGGCCATG CTGTCTAAAATGGAGCATAAGGTGCAGTTAGCCAGACAGCGTGAATCAATTTACTGGCATTTAGCTTCACATGGCATTCCAAAGAGCCTACATTGCCTTTGCCTCAAATTGGCTGAGGAATATGCTGTAAATGCCATAGCCCGATCTCGTTTGCCACCACCTGAATATATGTCTCGCCTGGCAGACCCATCCTTTCATCATGTGGTTCTCATAACTGATAATGTTCTTGCTGTCTCTGTTGTCATCTCTTCTACGGTCCAAAACTCAGCCAACCCTGAAAAATTGGTGTTTCATGTAATCACTGACAAGAAAACTTATTCTCCAATGCATGCATGGTTTGCTATCAATCCTATTAAATCAGCAGTTGTGGAAATTAAGGGATTGCACCAATATGACTGGACAAAGGAAGTAAATATTGGCATTAAAGAGATGTTAGAGACTCATCGTCTTATTTGGAGCCACTACTACACCATTGTGAAAGAAGGCAATTTTCTACATGAGGAAGAGCGCATAAGAAGTTTGGAGGCTTTAGGCCCCACTTCTCTTTCCCTATTGAATCATCTCCGAATTTATATTCCTGAG CTGTTTCCGGATCTCAACAAGATAGTTTTCTTGGATGATGATGTAGTTGTGCAACATGACATATCATCTTTGTGGGAATTGGATCTCAATGAGAAAGTTGTTGGTGCTGTTGTTGACTCATGGTGCGGAGAAAACTGCTGCCCAGGAAGAAGATATAaagattatttgaatttttctcACCCAATAGTTTCTTCCAATTTTGACCCTGAACATTGTGCTTGGCTTTATGGCATGAATGTGATTGATCTTAACTCTTGGAGGAGAGCCAATATCACAACAAATTACCACAGATGGTTGAAGCAT AATTTAAAATCTGGACTGGAATTATGGCAACCAGGGGTGCTTCCACCAGCCTTGCTTGCTTTTGAGGGTCAAGTGCACCCTATCGATCCTTCATGGCATCTGGCTGGACTAGGTTATAGATCCCCAGAAACTCACAGAGACATACTGGAAACTGCTGCCGTTTTACATTTTAGTGGCCCTGCAAAGCCCTGGCTTGAGATAGGGCTCCCAGAGGTACAAAGCTTATGGAATAGACATGTAAATTTTTCAAACGAGATAATTAGGAAATGTAGAATTATTGGGTGA